The following are encoded together in the Deinococcus soli (ex Cha et al. 2016) genome:
- the mltG gene encoding endolytic transglycosylase MltG, with protein MRRGAGCLRVLAVFTLLLFGALGGALWYVRGLLGPAGGPAYTLEVKPGDTLAGVAGTLQAQRIVKNGDVLRFLMRRSGTAGSLKEGLYDLSGTMTAEQVAEKLAGPARIPTVSVTIPEGRRVRDLSAIFQKAGFDGAAILKVLNDASLSPHAGGRQPNLEGFLFPATYDLRPQATPRQIVQTLLDRMNQEFTPERVASAKKLGLSVRDWVILASMVQAEAANDAEMPIIAGVFLNRLRDGMTLGSDPTVAYGLGKDLPELDRSAGDFTKDTPYSTYTRAGLPAGPINNPGQAALLAVLSPKRTLPDGRDAVYFLHGLNGNIYVNHTYAEHNRDIARYR; from the coding sequence GTGAGGCGTGGTGCCGGCTGCCTGCGCGTCCTGGCCGTCTTCACGCTGCTGCTGTTCGGCGCGCTCGGCGGGGCCCTGTGGTACGTACGCGGCCTCCTGGGGCCAGCGGGCGGCCCCGCGTACACCCTGGAAGTCAAACCCGGCGACACCCTGGCGGGCGTGGCGGGCACGCTGCAGGCGCAGCGGATCGTGAAGAACGGCGACGTGCTGCGCTTCCTGATGCGCCGCAGCGGCACCGCCGGCAGCCTGAAAGAGGGCCTGTACGACCTCAGCGGCACCATGACCGCCGAGCAGGTCGCCGAGAAGCTCGCCGGGCCCGCCCGCATTCCCACCGTCAGCGTCACCATCCCCGAGGGGCGGCGCGTGCGCGACCTGAGCGCCATCTTCCAGAAGGCCGGGTTCGACGGCGCGGCCATCCTGAAGGTCCTGAACGATGCCAGCCTCAGCCCCCACGCGGGCGGCAGGCAGCCGAACCTCGAGGGGTTCCTGTTCCCCGCCACGTACGACCTGCGCCCCCAGGCCACCCCGCGGCAGATCGTGCAGACCCTGCTGGACCGCATGAACCAGGAATTCACGCCCGAACGCGTCGCCAGCGCCAAAAAGCTGGGCCTGAGCGTCCGCGACTGGGTGATCCTGGCCAGCATGGTTCAGGCCGAGGCCGCCAACGACGCCGAGATGCCCATCATCGCCGGGGTGTTCCTGAACCGCCTGCGCGACGGCATGACCCTGGGCAGCGACCCCACCGTCGCCTACGGCCTGGGCAAGGACCTCCCGGAACTCGACCGCAGCGCCGGGGACTTCACGAAGGACACCCCCTACTCCACGTACACCCGCGCCGGCCTGCCCGCCGGACCCATCAACAACCCCGGACAGGCCGCGCTCCTCGCCGTCCTCAGCCCGAAGCGGACCCTCCCAGACGGCCGGGACGCCGTGTACTTCCTGCACGGGCTGAACGGCAACATCTACGTGAACCACACCTACGCCGAACACAACCGCGACATCGCCCGGTACCGCTGA
- a CDS encoding sensor histidine kinase has translation MTPDRAPLWDLTQQSRANLLMALLPMLLSVLLIVAAFLPARRDLAQDDATLWDPPYQKLLTTLVRYAALEVGGDTPAVTLDARRREVLDLLGSSQRYPDPDAGEQETGKQQVGGRLQDVTPLIERRTPADTQRALRIVLALDERSRARQAQARLTLKRNLQALESTMLLAGLLSGLLGSTLILTALNRAGYERHTRERSESQQREALGMAAHELRRPMQALLLATEALRHTDNVRAREKLLRSIEGAADQMARRSELERLDAMYVQMTALPVLTDLTALVARHENMRVRVRRPSGPLLWVVDASQVQQIVENLVENAIKYSDGPITVTLDPPTALWGPVIRVTDHGPGLHPSLHEQAFQLGTRLATHVPGRGLGLPLARRLAQVNRAEITLHDTPGGGLDVRVAFHLPD, from the coding sequence GTGACGCCGGACCGCGCGCCGCTGTGGGACCTGACGCAGCAGAGCCGGGCGAATCTGCTCATGGCGCTGCTGCCGATGCTGCTGTCGGTCCTGCTGATCGTCGCGGCGTTCCTGCCAGCCCGGCGTGACCTGGCGCAGGACGACGCGACGTTGTGGGACCCGCCGTACCAGAAGCTGCTGACCACCCTGGTGCGGTACGCGGCGCTGGAGGTCGGCGGAGACACCCCGGCGGTGACGCTGGACGCCAGGCGGCGCGAGGTGCTGGATCTGCTGGGCTCCAGTCAGCGCTACCCGGACCCTGATGCGGGTGAACAAGAGACAGGCAAGCAGCAGGTGGGCGGGCGCCTACAGGACGTCACGCCGCTGATCGAGCGGCGCACCCCGGCGGACACGCAGCGGGCGCTGCGGATCGTGCTGGCGCTCGATGAACGCAGCCGCGCGCGGCAGGCTCAGGCGCGACTCACCCTGAAGCGGAACCTGCAGGCGCTGGAGAGCACCATGCTGCTCGCGGGGCTCCTGAGCGGGCTGCTGGGCAGCACCCTGATCCTCACGGCGCTGAACCGCGCGGGGTACGAGCGGCACACCCGGGAGCGCAGCGAGTCCCAGCAGCGCGAGGCGCTGGGCATGGCCGCGCACGAGCTGCGCCGACCCATGCAGGCGCTGCTGCTGGCCACCGAGGCGCTGCGGCACACCGACAACGTCCGCGCGCGGGAGAAGCTGCTGCGCAGCATCGAGGGCGCCGCCGACCAGATGGCGCGGCGCAGCGAACTGGAACGCCTGGACGCCATGTACGTGCAGATGACGGCCCTGCCGGTCCTGACGGACCTGACGGCGCTGGTCGCGCGGCACGAGAACATGCGCGTGCGGGTGCGCCGCCCCTCTGGGCCGCTGCTGTGGGTGGTGGACGCCAGCCAGGTGCAGCAGATTGTGGAGAACCTCGTCGAGAACGCCATCAAGTACAGCGACGGGCCGATCACGGTGACGCTGGACCCGCCGACGGCACTGTGGGGGCCGGTGATCCGCGTGACGGACCACGGGCCGGGCCTGCACCCGAGCCTGCACGAGCAGGCGTTCCAGCTGGGCACGCGCCTGGCGACGCACGTGCCGGGGCGGGGGCTGGGGCTCCCGCTGGCGCGGCGGCTGGCGCAGGTGAACCGCGCGGAGATCACGCTGCACGACACGCCGGGCGGCGGACTGGATGTCCGCGTGGCGTTCCACCTGCCGGACTGA
- a CDS encoding carbohydrate kinase family protein, whose translation MTERPLVSLGDLTWDVLAKPDTLLLPGGDSTGRIELSGGGSAANLAVWARRAGAARAVHFIGKIGQDRFGELAVAELQAEGVSADVIESAEHPTGVILGLIDRRGQRAMLTGQGADWELLPHELPTETLRRCGHLHLTAWSLFRDPPRSAALHAAQLARAGGATLSLDPGSFQMIQSMGREVFLRILDRLPVDVLFPNDDEARAMSGRGDRGDAMDWFRTRFPDALIVMKLDEDGVLIEGPAQARVQVPATNERAVDATGAGDAFGGAFLTGWLTHGDAVRAAQLAVQVGGWVVSRFGARPPTDEDLLNRIATHAAGAA comes from the coding sequence ATGACTGAACGACCGCTGGTTTCGCTGGGGGACCTGACCTGGGACGTGCTGGCGAAGCCGGACACGCTGCTGCTGCCCGGAGGGGACAGCACGGGAAGGATTGAACTGTCGGGCGGCGGAAGCGCCGCCAATCTCGCGGTGTGGGCCCGCCGCGCCGGGGCCGCGCGCGCCGTGCATTTCATCGGGAAGATCGGTCAGGACCGCTTCGGCGAACTGGCTGTCGCGGAACTCCAGGCCGAGGGCGTCAGCGCCGACGTCATCGAGAGCGCCGAGCACCCCACCGGCGTGATCCTGGGCCTGATCGACCGGCGCGGGCAGCGCGCCATGCTGACCGGGCAGGGCGCCGACTGGGAACTTCTCCCGCACGAACTGCCCACCGAGACCCTGCGCCGCTGCGGGCACCTGCACCTGACCGCCTGGAGTCTGTTCCGCGACCCGCCCCGCTCGGCCGCGCTGCACGCCGCGCAGCTGGCCCGCGCGGGCGGCGCCACCCTGAGCCTCGACCCGGGCAGTTTCCAGATGATCCAGAGCATGGGCCGCGAGGTGTTCCTGCGCATCCTGGACCGCCTGCCGGTCGACGTGCTGTTCCCCAACGACGACGAGGCCCGCGCCATGAGCGGCCGCGGCGACCGAGGTGACGCCATGGACTGGTTCCGCACGCGCTTCCCGGACGCGCTGATCGTCATGAAACTCGACGAGGACGGCGTGCTGATCGAGGGCCCCGCCCAGGCCCGCGTGCAGGTGCCCGCCACGAACGAGCGCGCCGTGGACGCCACGGGTGCCGGAGACGCCTTCGGCGGCGCGTTCCTGACCGGCTGGCTGACCCACGGGGACGCCGTGCGGGCCGCGCAGCTGGCCGTGCAGGTCGGCGGCTGGGTCGTGTCGCGCTTCGGGGCGCGCCCCCCCACCGACGAGGACCTCCTGAACCGCATCGCCACGCACGCCGCGGGGGCCGCGTGA